A portion of the Rhodopseudomonas sp. BAL398 genome contains these proteins:
- the trxA gene encoding thioredoxin, which yields MAVGKVSDVDFESEVLQATGPVVVDFWAEWCGPCRMIAPALDEISGAMGDKVKIVKLNVDESPKTASKYGVMSIPTLMIFKGGEMASRQVGAAPKQKLQQWISSAV from the coding sequence ATGGCCGTTGGCAAGGTTTCAGACGTCGATTTCGAATCCGAAGTGTTGCAGGCGACGGGGCCGGTCGTGGTGGATTTCTGGGCGGAATGGTGCGGCCCCTGCCGCATGATCGCGCCGGCGCTGGACGAGATTTCCGGCGCGATGGGCGACAAGGTCAAGATCGTCAAGCTCAATGTCGATGAGAGCCCGAAGACCGCGTCGAAATACGGCGTGATGTCGATCCCGACCCTGATGATCTTCAAGGGCGGCGAAATGGCCTCGCGCCAAGTCGGCGCCGCGCCGAAGCAGAAGCTGCAGCAGTGGATCAGCTCCGCGGTGTGA
- a CDS encoding ATP-dependent DNA ligase: MEARSVDAIPRGSQWQYEPKWDGFRCLLTRNGDLVTLRSKSGEDLTRYFPELVDAALTLKAGAFLLDGEIVVPKAKTFSFDDLLQRIHPAASRVKKLAIATPALFLAFDLLATARSKNLAAQPLSKRRPALESFAAAQFKAQPSFRLSPATARYAIAEKWLEQAGGGSDGVIAKRLDLPYQAGNRDGMQKIKKFRSADCVIGGFRYASNRIAGREVVGSLLLGLYDDSGLLHHVGFTSAIKRGEKPALTDRLEALIAEPGFTGNAPGGPSRWSTERSAQWRPLKPSLVVEICYDHFSGERFRHGTRILRWRPDKAPSQCTMDQLRQKAVNPLKLLG; this comes from the coding sequence ATGGAGGCCCGGTCGGTCGATGCGATTCCGCGCGGCAGCCAATGGCAATATGAACCGAAATGGGATGGCTTCCGCTGCCTGCTGACGCGCAACGGCGACCTGGTCACGCTGCGCTCGAAATCCGGCGAAGACCTGACCCGCTATTTTCCCGAACTGGTCGACGCCGCGCTGACGCTGAAGGCGGGCGCCTTTCTGCTCGACGGCGAGATCGTGGTGCCGAAGGCCAAGACCTTTTCGTTCGACGACCTGCTGCAGCGGATCCATCCGGCGGCGAGTCGAGTCAAGAAACTGGCGATCGCAACGCCGGCACTTTTTCTGGCGTTCGACCTGCTCGCAACCGCGCGGAGCAAAAATCTCGCGGCGCAGCCGCTGAGCAAGCGGCGCCCGGCGCTGGAAAGTTTCGCCGCTGCGCAGTTCAAGGCACAGCCGAGCTTTCGACTGTCGCCCGCAACGGCGCGCTATGCCATTGCCGAAAAATGGCTGGAGCAAGCCGGCGGCGGCTCCGATGGCGTAATCGCCAAGCGGCTCGACCTGCCCTACCAGGCCGGCAATCGCGACGGCATGCAGAAGATCAAGAAATTCCGCAGCGCCGATTGCGTGATCGGCGGCTTTCGCTATGCCAGCAATAGGATCGCGGGCCGCGAGGTGGTCGGCTCGCTGCTGCTCGGGCTGTATGACGATTCCGGCCTGCTACATCACGTCGGCTTCACGTCGGCGATCAAGCGAGGCGAAAAGCCGGCTTTGACTGACAGGCTGGAAGCGCTGATCGCTGAGCCGGGCTTCACCGGAAATGCGCCGGGCGGGCCGAGCCGCTGGTCGACCGAGCGGTCCGCACAATGGCGCCCGCTGAAGCCGTCGCTGGTGGTCGAAATCTGCTACGACCATTTCAGCGGCGAGCGATTTCGCCACGGCACCCGCATCCTGCGCTGGCGGCCCGACAAGGCGCCGTCGCAATGCACGATGGATCAGCTGCGGCAGAAGGCCGTCAATCCGTTGAAGCTCCTTGGATGA